Part of the Leifsonia soli genome is shown below.
ATCTCGTCGGTGGTCTCGAGGAACCACGGCTCGATCGCGACGACGAGTCCCGGGCGCAGCGGGTAGCCGCGGCCGGCGCGTCCGTCGTTCGAGATGTGCGGGTCGCCGTGCATCGTCCGGCCGACGCCGTGGCCGCCGAACTGCGTGTTGATCGAGTAGCCCTCCGCGTGCGCGACCGCGGCGATCGCCGCCGAGATGTCGCCGATGCGCCCCCCGGGCTGCGCCGCCTGGATGCCGGCCGTGAGCGCCCGTCTGGTCGTGTCGATGAGCCGGAGGTCCTCGTCGCGCGGCGTCCCGACCACCAGGCTCACGGCCGAGTCGGCCACCCAGCCGTCGACGCTCGCGGCGAAGTCGAGGGTCAGCAGATCGCCGTCCTGCAGCCGGTAGTCGTGCGGGAGGCCGTGCAGCACCGCGTCGTTGACGGACGTGCAGATCACCTTTCCGAACGGGCTCGCGCCGAAGGACGGGTGGTAGTCGATGTAGCAGGACTCGGCGCCGCGCCGGCGGATGAGGTCGTGCGCGAGCGCGTCCAGCTCCAGAAGGTTGACGCCGACGTGGGCCGCCGCGGCCGTCTGCGCGAGCACGTCGGCGACGAAGCGGCCGGCCGGTCGCATCTGCTCGATCTCGGCGGGGGTCCTCAGCTCGATCACGGGGGCTCCTCTCGGTGTCGGACCCCTCCAGTCTCGCAGGTGGGCGTCCGGGAAATGCGCAGCCGCAGCACAGCCGGCCCCGGCTACGCTGGGCGCGTGATCATCCGCAAGGCGTTCTACTGGTGGCTCTTCCCGTCCGCCGTGGTGCTCCCGGCGTGGCTGCTGGTCGGCTGGGCCGCCTTCAGCCAGGGGAGCGGATGGTCGTTCCTCGGCCTCCTGCTGCTGTGCCCCATCCTCTTCGTCGCCATGCTCGTCGTCGGCGGGATGGTGATGGCACGGCGCAGCGTGCGTGAGAGCCGGGCGGTCTCCTGGTACGACGTCGGCCTGTTCGGCGCCTGGCACCTGGCCATCATCGCGTTCGGGTTCTTCCCGGCCGGCGTGACCGGGTGGCTCGCCGTGCTCGGCATCCTGCTGTTCATCGCCATCTTCTGGGTCGTGCTGTGGGAGCTCCTCACCGAGACCCGGGCACGGGTCGCGATGACGTTCGAGGCCTATCAGCGGGCGGCGCAGCCCCGCCAGGTGCCGCAACCGCCGGGCGAGTCCGTCGACGGAGGCGAGTACATCGTGATCGAGGAGCGCCGCGAGCGTGAGTGAATTCCGGCTCGATCGTCGGGCCGTCTCCTCCATCGATTCGAGACGCTTTGGCAAACCCGTGCTGCGCATGGCAGAATTGACCCTTGTGCCGCGGCCAGGCCCTGCCATAGGGGAGCCAGCATTTCTCGCGGACACCCACTGACCGAACCAGACGGCCGGAACTCCTGATCGGAGCCGGCCCCGAGTCCGTCCCCGACCTGTGGCGGGTACAGAGAGCGAACACCCCATGCACATCCTCGACCAGCTCGACGCCGCGTCCCTCAAGCAGGACATCCCCGAGTTCCGCGCCGGCGACACCGTCAAGGTGCACGTGAACATCATCGAGGGCACCCGCTCTCGCGTCCAGGTCTTCCAGGGCGTCGTCATCGGCCGCTCCGGCGAGGGCGTCCGCGAGACCTTCACGGTCCGCAAGATCAGCTTCCAGGTGGGTGTCGAGCGCACCTTCCCCGTGCACTCCCCGGTCATCGACAAGATCGAGGTCGTCACCCGCGGTGACGTGCGTCGCGCGAAGCTCTACTACCTGCGCGAGCTCCGCGGCAAGAAGGCGAAGATCAAGGAGAAGCGCGAGAACTGATCTCCGCCTCCCAGCGCTTCCGAAGCCCCCGACCCCTCGTGGATCGGGGGCTTCGTCGTGTCCGGAGCGGCTGACCGCGTCGTGTTCGATCGTCCGCCGGCGATGAGTGACAATGGAACGAGCTTCCCGCAGATCGAGAGGGCGGAGGACGAGGAACGCATGATGACCCCGGTGTCGCCGTCACTGCGGTTCGAGAAGGCCCTCTACCGCGAGGGCGTCACGTCCATCGTCGCCGTCGACGAGGTCGGCCGTGGAGCGCTCGCGGGGCCGGTCGCGGTCGGGATGGTCGTCATCGACACGGCCGTCAAGCGGATCCCGCCGGGACTGCGCGACTCCAAGCTGCTGCCGGAGCCGGTGCGGGAGTCGCTCGAGCCGTTATGCCGTCGATGGGCCATGCATCACGCGGTCGGCCTTGCGACGGCCGCCGAGGTCGACGCGCTCGGGATCATGCGCTGCCTGGGTCTGGCCGGAGCCCGCGCCCTCGCCCAGCTGGAGGAGCAGGGCGCCGTCGTGCACGACAGCACTCTCATCCTCGACGGCAACTACGACTACCTGAACCCGGCATTGATGCGGCCGGCGAGGGTGGTCACC
Proteins encoded:
- the rplS gene encoding 50S ribosomal protein L19 — encoded protein: MHILDQLDAASLKQDIPEFRAGDTVKVHVNIIEGTRSRVQVFQGVVIGRSGEGVRETFTVRKISFQVGVERTFPVHSPVIDKIEVVTRGDVRRAKLYYLRELRGKKAKIKEKREN
- the map gene encoding type I methionyl aminopeptidase, translated to MIELRTPAEIEQMRPAGRFVADVLAQTAAAAHVGVNLLELDALAHDLIRRRGAESCYIDYHPSFGASPFGKVICTSVNDAVLHGLPHDYRLQDGDLLTLDFAASVDGWVADSAVSLVVGTPRDEDLRLIDTTRRALTAGIQAAQPGGRIGDISAAIAAVAHAEGYSINTQFGGHGVGRTMHGDPHISNDGRAGRGYPLRPGLVVAIEPWFLETTDEIYTDRDGWTLRSADGSRGAHSEHTVAITDDGPLVLTAP
- a CDS encoding ribonuclease HII; amino-acid sequence: MSDNGTSFPQIERAEDEERMMTPVSPSLRFEKALYREGVTSIVAVDEVGRGALAGPVAVGMVVIDTAVKRIPPGLRDSKLLPEPVRESLEPLCRRWAMHHAVGLATAAEVDALGIMRCLGLAGARALAQLEEQGAVVHDSTLILDGNYDYLNPALMRPARVVTRIKADRDCASVAAASVIAKVHRDRMMIVHDSEYPGYGWASNKGYSTPEHFAAIAELGPSALHRMTWLKQPALIDIPE